The genomic interval GCGTCCGGACTGGTCGGCCTGCTCGCACAGCGCGGCGACTACCTGGAGAGCATCGCGGACGGTGTAACGGAGAAACGCGAACTCGTCGCCGCCCACGACGCCTCCCGCTCGACCGTCGACCGCGCCGTCCGCCAGCTCGCCGACGCGGGCCTCGTCGACCGCACGCACGGCGAAGTCTCGCTCACGACCGCGGGCCGCATCGCGCTCGACGCCTACACGACCTTCCGGGACGCCGTCGCCGCGGTCGCGGACGCGAACGGCGTGCTGGACGCGGTGGACGACGACGCCGACCTCGACGTGCGCCTGTTCGAGAACGCCACCGTCGTCGAAGCCGCTCACACGCCCCAGAAACCGATGGAAACCGTCGAGAACGTGCTCCGCGCCGCGAACGAGGTGCGGGTGCTCGCGCCGCTCGTCCTCCCGAGCCACGTCGAAGTCTACCGCGACCGGGTCGCCGAGAGCGGGCTAGA from Salarchaeum japonicum carries:
- a CDS encoding helix-turn-helix transcriptional regulator; amino-acid sequence: MTSDASGLVGLLAQRGDYLESIADGVTEKRELVAAHDASRSTVDRAVRQLADAGLVDRTHGEVSLTTAGRIALDAYTTFRDAVAAVADANGVLDAVDDDADLDVRLFENATVVEAAHTPQKPMETVENVLRAANEVRVLAPLVLPSHVEVYRDRVAESGLDADVVVTQAVLDELVTNHQDTVETFVESDDAALSLANDDLDYGLVVASLDDRDVVLVVCGTGPIAGVLRNDDPDAVAWADDRFAAVRDGSTRLG